The sequence below is a genomic window from Alligator mississippiensis isolate rAllMis1 chromosome 16, rAllMis1, whole genome shotgun sequence.
CTGTGCTCAGCTTGAGTGCGGCAAGCAGCTCTGTCCCAACTTAGCGGGAAGGGAGCAAGGAcccaccttcctcctcccctgcatggGCCGCACACCAAGCTCAGCGGCTGAACAAGCAGGTTGCAGCGGGGCAGGAGGCCCGACCCCACCTCCCcgaggctctggctgcaggggcagggatgggacagGCAGGGACCGGCCCTACAGCCTGCCAGGTGggcttccccctccacccactgctgcccctccctTCAGACCACGAGCGGAGCACTTTGTGATCAGCATTGGTTTATTTCTTCACAACATCTCTCGTACAGTGAGTTTCAGGAAATTTGACTCTTTTGACACTTTTGACATTTTTACAGTACAGCGAAACTCTTCCAGATGAGTCAACGTCACAGAGAGGAGGAGGCTGGGCGGAGTGGCCACGTCGTTCCGTATCTGTAAAACAAAGACAGTGctccaagaaaaataaataggGGTGGGGGAGCCAGACAGGGTTGGTCATTGATACAGGTAGTTCCACATAGTCACAGTCTCCACAGTAAGCACATCACTATATGGACACgcaaggagcagcaggggctgcagcaacGCGCCAAGCCCAGCCGTGCACCAGCTCGGGTCACTGGCTCGGACGTCTGCGCGGAGACTGTCCGCACTGCTGCGAGGCCGCGGCTCCGGCACCGATTTGCTGCGGTGCTGCCACCGCCGCTGCCCTTGCTCGTCCTGCTCTTAAATAATAGATTCCAAAGTGGTTTTCACAAGCAGGTCACTACCACATCGCTAAAATAAATAAGTACAGCAGCACAGCCACGGCACAGCAGGGCACACGCACACGAGGGGCACGGCTACGTCTATGTACAGGGCGTCGTGTTTATGTACAaggaggaagacagcaggagcaGAAGTAGCCTCTATTTGTACAAATAAACAGGAGTCGTGAAATATGCATCAGTGGCGGGCGGGACTGACAAGCCGGGGCGCTCTCCAGCCAGGCCGGGGCCGGATCCTCTGCCCTTCGCAGGACAAGCTGCGAGGGGGCAGGAGGACAGGGCTGCAACGCGTCTCCACGGCACCGCTTGCACTCACGCCTCATCGGGGTCGAACGCATCAAGCCAGCAAGGGCTGACCAGAGTTgcaacctctccccctccccggcCCAGCCACGGCTGCAGGGCACGAGGCAGGGCCAAGGCGCATGGCCTGCAGCCGGCTCAGGGCGCTCACCGTGCGAGTGGCTGTTGGGAGCCCCCGCCATGCAGCAGCAGAcatgcagggcagaggggagggagccgACGCACAGACCGAGGGGAACATCCTCTCATTAGCAGCGGTATGCAGTTAGTCTCACTGCTGCAGCACGGCAGCTGCGTGAGAAGGCAGGTCATGCTGGACCCTGCGTAGTGTCACAACACGTGGTGTCAGCTATAGTGTTAagatgctgcccctgcccctgcccccccatacctGGAAGCCAGCCCAAACCCTGACTTCGGCACTGGCCGTTCTGCGCTGTGCCCCAAAGCCAGGGTTTTCTAGCTCATGTCCCGCTGGCTGGAGGCCTCACGCCCGCcagtgccaggggcaggcagaTGTGACATCCAGCAGCGGGGAGCGCCTGGCTTTGGCGGTCCAGCGATGAGGAACACAGAGCCGGGGTCAGACAACAGCTACGAGCAAACAGAAGAGCTTTTTCCTACCGTCCCGGGGTGAgagtgaggtgggggggcaggggcgacGGGGCGCAGCCGGGAGCCAGAGCGGCGCAGGCTTGGAGGGAGGATGCAGCCCTCCTAAAACCTGCGCAGCACGAGCCCCGGCCTGGTCACCTCGCCTCGGCCGGTCTCCAGGGGTTACCCAATAAAACCGATTGAACAGGGGCTAATTGGGAGCACAAGGGGCTGATCGAGGGCTCTGGGACGCGGAGGTGGTGACGGGTGAGGAGTGGGGGCCATGCTTGCGTCTAGCAGGCACAGTCCTGGTGCGGAGGGGCTTGCTGGTCCGTCAGCTGCGGCCCCTGCTTGGCCCCCGTCACGGCGGGATCCGCTGTGTCTAGGGACTCAGACATCTTCTCGCAGATGATGTCGACGAGCCGCTCGAACGTCTGCTTGACGTTGATGTTGTCCTTGGCGCTGGCCTCAAAGAACTCAAACCCTGGGCGGAGGGAGAGCGGAGCACGTGAGCCGGGGCCCCGGGGCAGCTGGCGTCTCCCCAGAAGCAGGTGGCTCAGGGGCTCCcggcacaggggcagggggtagcaGGGGGAACAAGAGCAGCCGGTGAGCCCCAGGCAGTTATCTAGGTTACAGGGAACCTAAAGccaccccagagcagggcaggccccagcGTGGCTGCTTCCCTGCCGGGTGCTACAGCCACTGGCCAGCCTGTCCCGGGCCCGGGGAGCAATGCATGGAGCAGCGTCCTGCCGTACACGTGTAGGGCGCTTGCGGGGCAGGGCCTTGCTACAAACCCCCAGTGCCCACCCGAGTCCAGCTGGGGtttccctgcttgttcccctgcccAGGTTTTCCACCCCACCCGCTCTGAGTTTTTTGCCACCGCACCCAGCAGGCGCCCAAGCCTGCTGTTACTGATCGCAATGGGAGCAGCCATCGACCCCGCTGCTCACAGCATGGTGGTGACGCCGCCTGGGGAACAGCACATCAGTGCTGCCGCTTAGCGATGGACCCGTTGCAAGGAAACGGAGCCTGAAACTGCTCCACAGGAAGAGCTCTGCAGTCGcgtgtgcgcacatgcacgtgGGCACAGACACGCTGCGacttgcatgcagcagccagagccatAGACACACTCTCACTTCCCCTTGCAGGGGCAGGGCGCTCCAGAGCTTGTGcgatgcccctgcccctgctgactGCCCGCACGCGGCACGTTCCGGCTACCCCTTTTCAGCCCAGGGGCTCTGGCTGCATCTGCAACTGCTGAGCCAAGGCCAGGGAAGAAACACAGCCCCTATGCGCCCCTCACTGCAGCCgcagtgctgagctgggcaggatgggCCCTTGAGGGCCCAGGGACTCACCCAGGTGCTCGGCCAGCTGGCGGCCACGCTCCGACGACACGACGCGCTCATCCTCCATGTCGCACTTGTTCCCCACCAGCAGCACCTGCGCGTTGTCCCACGAGTACGTCTTGATCTGGGTCGACCTGCGGGAGAGAGAGCTACAgcatcagggcaggggaggggcaccGCAAGGAGCCCCCAGCGGGCACCAGGCACAGGCCAGCAGGGACAGCCGTCACCCTCCACCGTGCCCCGCTCGCCGCAGCCCCCCTGGGACAGCtagggctgcagggaggctgcaagcagggtgggagccctcGAGGGAGTGCgcttggagaggagaggagaggacccctgggcacccactgccaggggacTCGCTGCAGGGGCGACCAGACACGGGAGGGCTCAGGCAGCGGTTCGGCAGGTGCCAGGCGACAGCCCAGGTTGCAGAGGGGCAAGTGTCGAAGAGGCGGCAGCAGGACACACGTCTGCCCAAGCCCGGCTCCGCAATGGACCTTCCCAGCCCGCAGCAGAGGCCACAGCTGGGGGCACCCATGGTCCGTCCAGGCTTTGGCCTctctgcagaggcagctgctagCGGCGTGTGTGAGCACACGCATGGCGGGAACACCCCCGCACTGGCTGGAGGGAGGTGGTGGCGACGAGCAGGAGCTGGCTGCTCCCGGCCCTGCCCCCCGCCCGCCTGCACGCGCAGCGCTCACCAGTCCTGCACTGCGTTGAAAGACTCCTCGTTGGTGATGTCGTACATCAGGATGAAGCCCATGGCCCCGCGATAGTAGGCGGTGGTGATTGTCCGgtaccgctcctggcccgcagtGTCCTGGGGTGAGACAGCGGGTCAGGGGAACACGTGGCGCCAGCAGCTCCAAGCGGCTCCAGCACTGGACCTGGCTGCCACCGATtcatctcccccagccctgggagaggggggcaccggggccctgggaagagcccagagccagggcaggactGTGCCATGGCTCGGGGGCAGGCAGGCAAGTCCTGCAGGTGGAGGCCCCGGAGTCCCCTCTGAAcacctggggcaggagcagggggctcaGTCTTCTCAGGAGGAAAACCTGGTCTCggggccagatccagagctgccGAGCCCTATCCCAGAACGGGCTGGGGCAAggggtcccttccaccccacaaGGGGAGAGGGCTCTAGGAGAGCTGGCCCATGGGAAAGCTGTtgccccagcacacagcagccctgctggggggactcctcccagctgcttctgcagggtgCTGCGGGGAGCTCGGTGGTCTTGGTGCACAACCTCTGTGCTATGGCTGTTGCAGGGCTGGTTTCCAGCACCCCCCCGAGCACCAGGCCTGGACCATGAGCCcgccacagcccctggcccctgcgcAGCAGGGACACACACTGCCTGGCACAGAAGGGTGCAGGGCAGCTCCGGGGGACAGACCTTCcctccctgggctggggtccAGGCTTGGCACCGTGGGGAGAAGGGCTGGACTGCatctctcccagtgccagcagccGCCCACGGGATGCGCAGACGCTGCGGGGGCCCTGTCCCAGGCCCACAGCTCACCCAGATCTGCAGCTTGATGCGCTTGTCGTTGCGGTAGATGGTCTTGACCTTGAAGTCGATGCCGACGGTGCTGACAAAGGCGGGTGTGAAGGAGTCGTCGGCGTAGCGGAACAGGAAGGAGGTCTTGCCCACGCTGCTGTTCCCGATGATCAGGATCTTGAACATGTAGTCGAAGTTCTGGTCTGAGGACTCCTTCTGGCCATAGCGGGCGTCAGTAGCGGAAGCCATCTGGAAGCAGGCGCGAGCACGTGAGGAGGGCGGCAGCGGCTGGACCCAGGGGCCACCCAGCCCTGACGTCGCAAGGAGCAGGGCGTGCGTGAAGCGCTCCCTCCCAGATCCCCCAGCCAGCACTCTTGttgggctgggcccaggcccggagacacggtgcacaggagCCGGGCGCCCCGCTCCACCACGGCGGGTGCCAGGAGCGGGTGACGCCCACGGCTCCCTGCAACACAAGAGGCTCGTCGAGGTCACAGCTAATCCACCTCCCGGCTGGCAGCTCCtcgtgcccccccaccctgggaggcTAAAGCCTTCCATTGCCAGGTTTTCCTGGATAATCCACCTCGATTCGCCTCATCCTCTTTCCATCACCTTTGCCCCCATAACTCCCCATGCCCAGCCCTCGGGCAGGCCGCCCTGCCTCTGGGGCGGCTTCCTCTGCCCCTCTTTGTGGAGCCGGGCTGACCGGGATGGCTCCCTCGTGTCCAGAAAGAGATGTGCAGGTAAGTAGCAGCAGGTTGAAGCCTGTGATTGCCCGCTGGCACCCTAGCAGTGGCCTCAGCTtcccggcccccagccccagctagaaaGGGCCAAGGAGTCCTTTCCCAAGGCCTGGCCAGGCCTGCATGTCCCCGGGCTGGGGAGCTGGAGTCAGACTGCTCCAAGCACCGGCAAGGGCCAGACTTATTAATGCAGCCTTGTCAGAGGTGGGGGATACATGGAGTCAGAACAGGAGCGGGGTGGAGGCTGCAGTCCAGAAACAGGGGAGCTGAGGTCTGTGCTGGCCTGGGGATGGACATCCAGCCCGGAGATGGACGGACGTCCAGGCACCAGGCAGTGGCCACAGGTGAAGGGGAACGTCTGCAAGGCAAAGCCTCCGGAGAGCCGGACTTGTGCACGCAGCCATGCGGGGGCCACGCTGGCCAGACGTGTCTGCAGCAGGAGGTGCACGCTTGGCTTCAGCTCACAGGGGCCCTCACTACTGTGGCCGAGTCTCGTGGGCTCGCCGGGGACCACAGCACCTCTGAACATCCCCAGCTGGGTTAGCTGGGACCAGcgagcccaggcccaggggagaccctgagccaAGGTCGGACTGTGCTGCACAGACACGCCAAACACAGATGCACCCCTGCACACCATCCAGGGACACACTGCCACGGTACGGACACGTGCCCACCACGCTGTCCACGGACACTGCACACACGCACAGGTGCACTCCTGCCACGCCATCCAGGGACACGGACACCGCAcaaacacagacagacacatggacACGGCACAAACGCTCCTGCCAGGGATGCCACAGACAGCAGCCCCCATGCCTGCTTTGCTTTGGGAGGTCCCCAGTACTCCAAGTGAAGCTGGGCCCAACCCGCGTCCCCAGAGCTGAAATGACTGCTCCGGTGAGGGGCAGCCCCGCGCCCAGGGTGCTTCTGTCCCGCGAGCACCCGCCGGAGAAGGCCTGGCAGCGAGCAGCTTCCCAGGCaggtgcagctccagctccagctccagctccctctgcGACTAGCGCCAGCCGGCAGCACGCGCAGCTGGGTCCCTGCGCCGGCAGGGCGGAGCCGTGCGACGCACCCAGAGCAGCCCCGGCGCTGCGTCACACGTGCCGTGGGTGCAGGCCAgggacactggcagcagccaCGCGGTGCACTGATCTGGGAGCCTTTACCCCGAGGAGCCCAAGCAGCGAGGGGGGCGGGAGGCAGCGCATCCTGACTTCAACCATGGCCGGgcaggcgggcaggcaggcatggggcagcGCGCGGGCACGAGACCCACCCCGGAGAGGGCAGCCCCATGCCTGGCGCAGCCCGGCCACCCGGGCCTTGGCTTCCAGAGCCTGCAGCCAGCCCGGAGCCTCCTCTgcgggaagagggggaggagcagggagggaaggtgctGGCCCTGCCTGTCACCTCCCGCACACACCCGCTCGCTGCCCCGCCGAGCTGTCGCACCCGCGCCACGGCGGCGGGGCTGGAGGCTGCGCTGCGTGGATCCGGCCCGCCGCCCGCtcggctg
It includes:
- the RAB3A gene encoding ras-related protein Rab-3A; translated protein: MASATDARYGQKESSDQNFDYMFKILIIGNSSVGKTSFLFRYADDSFTPAFVSTVGIDFKVKTIYRNDKRIKLQIWDTAGQERYRTITTAYYRGAMGFILMYDITNEESFNAVQDWSTQIKTYSWDNAQVLLVGNKCDMEDERVVSSERGRQLAEHLGFEFFEASAKDNINVKQTFERLVDIICEKMSESLDTADPAVTGAKQGPQLTDQQAPPHQDCAC